ACCATAAAGCAACAACTAACCCAAGACCAACAGTAAAAACATAAATAAACCAAGTACCTGGAGATATTAATAAGAAAAGGATAATGGTTTGCCATAACACTTTTCTCTTGCTCATTCTTCCTAAAGCATAAGAATCAGCCGCTATATATAGATTATCTCCATTAACAAAAAACCTGAGGAAAGTTGTAATTTTTGTGCATCGTATTGTATTTCGCACGATTTCTAAATAAATTCTATCTCTGTCATTTTCATATTTATAATCTCTATAATTGATAAGTTTGAAGTGAAGTTGTTCAGTTAAATGATAATCATTTTTTTTATATTCATCAAGCCTAATCAATATGTCTTTATATAAATCTTCCCTAACAGTATAAAGCTTAGACTGATCTTTGAAAGCTATACGCCTCTTAGAAAATCTATCTATTAAAGCTAGATTGCGATTAAAAGAGAAACTAAAATTTTTTAACCAAGTACCTCGTAGCTGTTCAGGGTCTTCTTTATCAAAAAAAACTCTATTAATATATTTTAAAGTTAGCAACTCTTGAAATTTAGTATGACTTATAGAAGAGTCAAAACCTTCAGGTGTAACCACAAAAGTAAGTTTATTCCCTACAGAAATGTAAGACGGATGAGTAATTGGATATTCTGTCAAAGATTGACTATTAATATAAACCGAGTCACTATCATCTAGGTTATAAACGTACCAGATATTTCTCTGAGGATCAAAATCAAACTTTAGCTGTTGCTCAGAAATTTCTTCTTCAGGTAGAGAAATATGACAATCTGTGTCGCATCCAATGATGTATTCTCGGTCAGGTTTAAGCGTCCAACTCTTGTCCTGGTTTTCTATAGATAATCTCAGTGTATTCATAAAACTTATTTCCTTATTTCACTAACTTTTGTTAACTTATTGATGACAGCAATTAGAAGAATAAACTATAACAGTCTTGTCATGTTACTTCTTAATAGCTAAGTCATGAAACCATCTCTTAAGCCAGGACTCATCCTACGAGAGCGCTACCTAATCTTGGAAATTATTGAAACAGAAGAAAACTACAGAGTTTACGTTTCTAAGGATCAGCAATCAAACAACGAGAACTGTATCTTAAGAGAATTTATCGCTTCCGATGAAAATGAAGCAGTTAGGGTACATAAGGAACTTGAATCTATTATACAACAAATAAAAGCTCTTAAACATCCTCATATAGAAAAAATTGAAGATTTTTGGCTTCAGGGGGAAGTTTTATACCTTGTTCAAAGCTATTTCGAGGGAGAGACTAATCAAGCACGATT
This window of the Gloeothece citriformis PCC 7424 genome carries:
- a CDS encoding FHA domain-containing protein yields the protein MNTLRLSIENQDKSWTLKPDREYIIGCDTDCHISLPEEEISEQQLKFDFDPQRNIWYVYNLDDSDSVYINSQSLTEYPITHPSYISVGNKLTFVVTPEGFDSSISHTKFQELLTLKYINRVFFDKEDPEQLRGTWLKNFSFSFNRNLALIDRFSKRRIAFKDQSKLYTVREDLYKDILIRLDEYKKNDYHLTEQLHFKLINYRDYKYENDRDRIYLEIVRNTIRCTKITTFLRFFVNGDNLYIAADSYALGRMSKRKVLWQTIILFLLISPGTWFIYVFTVGLGLVVALWYLYSSWINFIRSLFQGEPFLSALRVNFPKNIKSNAFDLDDSYMFLKSIYPLIISSLEDTLRKHNLLDKDLEEILKGISNDIGKTSINIDTGGGGIIGSVISGLNNTINNKSQTKG